The stretch of DNA TGTGTTATTTTCTTATTTCCACCCACCTTTCTCCCTTTGTGTAGTTGTTCTTCCACTTGCAGAGAGAGAGGTGTTTCTCAGAGCCCAGAGCGAGATTCTACACGGCTGAGGTGGCGAGCGCCATCGGCTACCTTCACTCTCTCAACATTGTTTACAGGTCAAAGAGATGcttgaatatttattaaaatttacTAGTAATCTCTTTTTGCTTCCTATGCTGACAGTCTGATTTGTTCTTCTTCACTGTAGAGATCTGAAGCCAGAGAATATACTTTTAGACTGCCAGGTAAGTCAGGATCAGCCCATTTGCTTCAATGCTTtataaaggaaacaaacaaactttatttgtatatggTATTCACTGTTGTGTGCCTGCAGGGCCATGTGGTGTTGACAGATTTTGGGCTGTGTAAAGAGGGCGTGGAGCCTGAAGGAACCACCTCCACATTCTGTGGCACTCCAGAAGTGAGTTTACCCCCCACATTCTTTGTGGCGTaggttcaacaaggtgctggaagcattcctcagagattttagttCATATTGATATGACAGCGTCAcacatgatgcaaatctccccttccaccacatcccaaaggtgttctgtcgtaTTGAGTtctagtgactgtggaggccatttgagtgcagtaaactcattgtcatgttcaagaaacctgtttgagatgatctgatcTTTATGACActtgaagcagccatcagaggatgggCACACTGTGTCATAAAGAGAGTGACATGGTCAGCATTAATACTCAGGTACATGTAGGCTgtagtgtttaaacaatgctcagttcaataaggagagatcattaggaggaattaaacatgatttattgatatgCAGAATCAATTAAGTTATTTGGCTCTTAGACTCAGATGGCCCGTCATGGCAGAATTAAATCCCAGCGGTGATAGGAATTAGGCTGTCTAGATGCTGGGGGTGAAGAAAAAGATGGAGCACTGAGTGACTTGTGTAAGGTGGAGATGGGGAAGAGGCAGATTTTCTTTGATaacagtttcttttgttttattttttgctctgtttaatGTGTCTAAAGTACTTGGCGCCAGAGATTCTTCGCAAGGAAGCCTATGACAGGACGGTGGACTGGTGGTGCCTGGGAGCAGTACTCTATGAGATGCTCTTCAGCCTGGTATGTGTATTTTGGGTTTATGGATTATGAGTTCTGGAAATATACACATAAGTTAAATTTTCAATGGCattgggcgcctgggtggcttagtggtgaagctggcgaccacatacatatgctgcggTGCGGGAGGTGTGGGTTCGAGTCTCAGCCTGTTGCCAATTTACTTTATTGCATTTAGCCGACGCTTTTATCCAAAGCGACTTACAATGATGATACAGTAAtacaaaaagccaaaacattaaaataaaaacattaaaagagttaaacattaaaaaacaatgtATGTCTATACACATCAGAAGTACTTGTCCTAGTTAGTGCAGGTGTTCTCTAaaaagctcagtttttaggagttTTTTAAGAATGGCGAGGGACTCTGCTGCTCTGGTGGAGGTGGGCAGCTTGTTCCACCATCTGGGAACTATAGAGCAGAACAGTCTGGATTGCTTTGGGGAGATGTTGGGTAAAGCAAGGCGACATTCAATGGAGTAACGCAAAGGCCGAGACGGAACATAGGCCTTTAGGAGCAAGTGCAAGTAGTAGGGCGCTTGTTCTGTCATCACCTTATAGGCAATCGTGCAGGCTTTGTATTAGATGCAAGCAGCAACCAGAAGCCAAAGAAGCTCAATGAGAAGTGGGGTCAGAATCTTTTCCCTTAGACACAAACCTGGGATAACTTAAAGTTTATGATGTTATAGtgtactttctctttttttaatttaaataccaAAATTCTATTTATATGCATCCCTCCTGTTCAGCCTCCTTTCTACAGCCGTGATGTCGCTGAAATGTACGATGGGATCCTTCACAAGCCGCTGCCGCTGCCTCCGGGGAAGTCTGAGGCCGCCAGCTCTCTGCTGATTGGTCTTCTCCAGAAGGATCAGCACAGACGACTTGGAGCCATCGCTGACTTTGTAAGTCGTTCCACCTTTGCTTTTAACACAGGTGTTTTCCCCAGACAGGAAATAGGCCTAGTCTTAAAATAAGAATAACTGCATTAAATGTTGATGAAGCTAAAACCTTGGGTGTTGTCATTATTTAAgtgttttgggtttcttttgaGGAGAGCTCTACATCCAAGCCTGCTGATAAAATTGACCTATTATGCAGCTGTTCTCTCATAGCATTATACATCCACGATGTCCTACAAGTTACACTGTATGTGTGAATTCTCTGAGAGGAATGGCAAAGGTAAGgtaagctgtttttctttctttttatttatagcTGGAAATAAAGAACCACACCTTTTCTCTCTGATCAACTGGGACGACCTTTACCACAAGAGAATCGCTCCTCCTTATAATCCTAATGTGGTGAGTTGTCATTCGAGGCTGCCCGTCTTTGAACCAATCAGCTACTCATTTCTTTTCTGTGTACCTGCTTAGGCAGCTGTAACCTTGTTAACGGGCTATCTCCTCAGCAGTCATTTGCCTTCGTTggtgttctgttttctttccatttgctgcatatttttcagagggatcagaaaacaaaaaccccTCAGATCAGTCCCTCTGCATATGTTCATGAATCTCTTTGTCCTCTCTTATAATATTATCTAGCTAAAGATTAATGCAAGAAAATCCCCCTGATTTTTGTAATCTGTCATTTTGTAGCTGAAAATTTTTACTTGTTACATTGCAATGGAGTGCCTCTGCCTTTCAATTACTTcacatgcaaaataaaaatgtataatactTTATTTAACTAAAAACAAGATAATTTATGGTGTAGCTAAAGGGTTATGCTAGGCTTTTTCAGTATTATGATGGCGACAAATAATATGATGTGGATTGCCTCACAGGTATCATTAAATCTTTTTATAAACCGACCCCTCATAAAGTTGACTAAATTTTAGATCAGTGTTCACTAGTCAGACTTAAAACTGCTAGTGCATCCCTCTCtgttagtttttatatttagaACACCttattgtatattatatataatgtaATAATAGCACTCATACTGTTTACAACTTAAAATTGTTTCATCTTTCAGAGGGGCCCAGCTGACACTTCAACATATTGATCCTGAGTTCACCAGAGAAATGGTTCCTAATTCGGTGGGTCGGACCCCAGAGTTCAATCCTGGCACCAGCTCCAGCAAACGCCTTTAACGGGTTCTCCTTTGTCGGTACTGAGGATGGCTTTCTGTGAGATCCAGGGGCGAATCACAGAATTAAACTGTTTAAATCTCAATCTCAAAGAAATctcaattacatttttttttcacaaagatAAGTGTTCCTCATGTAACGCTGCAGGAATCCCACATGGCATCAATCGTATTTGACTGCTGCAGTGAACTGAGCATGTAGCAGAAAGGGCATTTCTGCAATGGAGACACTGATGAAGTTTGAAATATGTAAAATTTATTGCCTGGAGCTCCTGTGTTTAGGATATCCATGCAGTTGGAGCATCCTTAAAATGCAATGTGGagtctttatttcatttatttgttgagAAATGAAGAACACATGAGCCTGGATAGACACAAAACAttcatttctttacttttgtttttttataaatacaCAGGCTTTAGCATGTTGTGCCTGCACAaaacactgtctttgtgtgcacATCAAGACTTAGTGTTGCCTCTCACTGTTCCCGTTTTTATAGAAACTAGATCCTAATGAACATTTGTTTATGTCAAGCCGTTATAATAATCATGGAGCTCAACACTGAGTTGAAACAGGAATAATAtctaaaaaattacaagaacaaattaaaataaataaataaataaaaaattaagagaAGGGAGGATCGACTGGGTAGCGGTTAGCAtcgctgcctcacagcaagaaggtcccggGTTTTGAATCTGGagcctttctctgtggagtctgcatgttttttctgtgtgtgcgtgggttttctccaggtactccggttttctcccacagtccaaagacatgcatttagaggggttgggttaattggtgattctaaattgcctgtagGAGTGaatgaaaaggataagcagaagaaaatggatggaataaaaaaaagttttcttatACATAACCAGCTAGATAGCAAAAATTCTAGTGTGCTAACTCTgcagtgcttttcttttttttttagcatcagtTATCAGTCACACTTTGTCACATTAGCATGTTTTATAGTGCTAAAGTGACTAGCAGcctttgtttttatctgtttttcagaGGGTGCTACTGATCATCTTGTGCAACATGTTTCTCCTTAAAGACCAAAAGAAAATCTTTGACCAAATAACCaaagaaggtgaaaaaaaatgcttgaaggTAATGCCAGCTGTGCTGCCCACAGTGATAAAACACTGTGGGCATCACAGCTGGGTCGAAACACTGCCTACTAGTTGTTGCAGCAGTGGTCTTGGCTGTAAATGTGCTAAATGTCCACACTGATTTGCTTATGATGCATTGATGTTAAAATACTCCATGTAGTAGCTTTTTAAACTTCAGTCAGCTACACTGCTGTGTGCACATTATGGTTGGTTTATGATCTGGTGTATATACAGTAGTCATGTGGAAagtattcacatttttattttgtctagaTTATTTTAGTCTGTAGATAGTTGATTAGTTTCGTTGGATTATTTAGCAGGTTAAAAGTTCATGTTGTTGTGGAAATACTGTATCGAGTATCTGTAAATATACAGTAGCAGCTTTGCAGCAGGATTATACAGTACTACTGTCATTATATCAGTGTAAACTGTAAAGTGCCTCTCTGACTTGGGAGTGAAGTTGGTGGTGGATGGTGCTTGATGATTTTGCAGTTATGGTGATACAGTTAAAAATGTACACCCaataaaatgtcctttttttttgtttttctaattcCATTCACAAATGCCTGAAGTCTTGTTTGTATAGCTATTCTTGTTTCTGAACATACTATAGCATGCTGATATTTACCTCCTTAAAACTTGTTCATTTTATTCAAACACTTCATCTTCACAAATGGTGTCTAAGATGCTTTACTGTGAAACCAAATACACTGATCTACCCACTTGATTTGTGGGGTGACAGCTGTAATTTCTTCCTTCAGATGGTCTATTGATCCTAGGAGTCAAATTCTGCTCTGACCTTTAAAGCAGTAAGCATGTGCTCCGAGCTGCCGTTCACCATCTGATCCTGTAAACAGTTGCTGTCGAGGTCACGCTGCCAGCAGCGGCATCACACATGACTGAAGCCAACTTTAGCGAaaatccgtgtgtgtgtgtgtgtgtgtgggggggggggtgtaaataGAAAATGTGTTAATAACTCAGATATATACCAAAATATTTACATGTTCTTTTGCCTACATCATTAAATGTGacaaaactctgtttttggtAACTCACTTCAGTTACTGACTGACTTGTAAAGCTctcaaaaatcacaaaactcTGCTGAGATGACaagatttttatgtttgttaGCCACTTATATACTATAGACTGATCTGGAGATTAAAATGGGATTAAATTCTTAAAAAGGACAGGCGACTACAAGTTCAGTGGACCAACATGTCTCATAACTTGAGGAGAAATTCCTCTTTAGTACAAACTGGGaactgttttcattgttttgtatttttactgaCTGGTTTCTCTTAATATGTGTGATAGATATTGCTAGTGGTGGGAAAATTAGTCAACAATTTTGTGAAAAAGAACTGAACTTCTCACTCTAATTTAACAACTATAGTTACATaatgttttgtatattttaatggttttttttgtcatacGAAACACAATCATCTTGATACGTTGTtctctaaataaaaatacacccCTATGAGTCATCTGAATTTTAGTCCTTAAACTTAAGTCTTCTTACAAAGACAGCTGCTTTAAACAGGCTGTGTAAAATGAAGACATGTCTGAATATATGCACAGAATTGcacataattcaattcaattggatttatatagtgccaaatcacaaccgtgacctcaatgtgctttatgttttaaggtaaaaaccctacaatcaaacgaccccctatgagcaagcacttggtgacagtgggaaggaaaaactcccttttaacaggaagaagtctctgacagaaccaggctATGGACAGTTTGCTGTACTGAGTTTGTGTATTGGTGCTACCATATGTCAGCAAACTGTATTCGTCTGTAAGATAGCTTCATGGGGATTTGCTGAatccagaagaaaaaaacagtgagcAGGTAGTGGTGCTGTTTTATGCAGCACATAAGGGAGAAaagttaaatttttttaatgcacagttTGGACATGATTTGTAATTTTGCTCTCTTTGGAATCAGAATATAATCATTTCAGATTATTTTTCCATGCAATAATTTAAAATCCCATATCTCTTACTGCTGGTAAACTTTATTTTGGTATAAGTAAATACAACATCActtctttaaaaatgtgaataaaaaaatgcagatgaaaGTCGTACAGTTTGGAAATTATTTTGCAACACATATGAAACACCATCCAGCACGACACAGTCGCTCAATGTCCTTTTGGCACTACATTTTATCTTATCACATAAACATAACTGCAAATGTTGTGGATCTACTGATTCTCATTGGTAAATTATTTCTGCATGCTTTTGTTCAGTTGTTAAGGACCACAGTTAtgacagctaaaaaaaaacaagcttgcAGTAGTTGACTTAAGGAGGAACAGTGGGGTAAGACGGGCACATTTCTCACTTGACAAAGCAGGAGAAGTGGGTGTGTTTTACAGGCCTGTGCCTTCTTCCTAATGGAGCATGCCAAAATGTCctcttatttaaaagaaaaagagaaaaacaatcaggaataattaCGAAATTTAGAGTAGGATTGTCTCCCAAGTGTCTTCCGAGTGCAAATTTCCATAACTGTGAAGAGAGAAACGCTGTAATGCTGTAAGTGTAATGTAAGTGATAATGTGTTGGAAGACAGGTTAGTTTTAATCCAGATATATTAAGGTTTTATAGCAACTTAACAAAGTGCTttccaagaaaaataaaactgcataatCCATACACTAAACCAATGGCATCAACAAAGcaacataataaaacaatacCTGCATTTATCCAACCGAGATAACGGTGAATAATTAAAAGAGCTAAAGAAAAGATTTCAGATAAAGCAgactttaaccctttaacattcCGGGGGTTTGTGTCAAAAACGCCTAAGAATTTACTCAAATTTTTAAGTTAAAGCTGTTCCTAAACCCTTGGACTATGTGAAAAAGCTGGGCATTTTGGAAAGGTAACattctatattttttaatacaaaagtaaGATTTCCTCTAAGTGTAACTATCAGAAAGTTATTCTCTTTTGAACAGACaaatttgaagattttttttctcgcctagattaaaaaacaaaaaaaacaagagattaGACAGTTGAATTTGGTACTTATGGACTAAAACACATCATGATTGCAAAGAATAAGGTCTTGGCTATtcccatttcaaatttgaaagcaATAGCTGTAAATtgagcattttacagcatattCCATAAGGTATGGGTTGTGCGTTTTTCAGAGTGACATTTTTGGAGACACTTGGACAACCCTGAAATATGCAATAACTTCTGAATGCTTCATCCTACagacatcaatgagggctctaatgaaaGCTTACACTTAGAGGAATTAGAATATAGAGCCAAAGCCACTCTCCCTGTTttagaaattcatattttatcataaaaagcaataaagagTACACTAAACGTGTGCATTATAACAGTAGTCCAACCAGTGCTATagtcaacaaacattttaataaacacacaaatattactatatatactatatacatactatatttaaaataaaaatattaaataaaactatttacatactcatggcacattattattttacatgttcttttctctgtgtcagtCATCACGGTTTTACAAAGGCATGGTACACACTTGACTGGAGTTTTTTCATGGCACTATAGCCTTTTataatcttttctttgtgttttggcaatgtttgaacaaaaaaaccccatcaaAACAGCAATAGCACACATAAAACATCTTTTATACATGAGCGCACAGAAATCCTGAAACCACAAATCTGTCATTCGAAGGATGCTCTGTTTTACAGAAAGAACTTAGACCCCTCAAACTATACATCCACGTGTTCAGAATTTCATTGGCTAAGCGTCTGTAgcgttatttttattctgtgagCTGATAGGTTGGATCTGTTGTCATCAGAATGTGGGCAGGAGCTTGTGGTAGTCTGTGACACTCATTGGCTATTCCTTGCTACAGACAGCCGTCACAGTGTCCCAGTTGGTCAAGTTAGGTGTCAATCAAAGCCTAAGACCCGGAACTTCCGATTTGGAGCAAAATGGAGGCTCTATCGGCAGCTATACAGCTAACAGGAGGCAACAAACAGGTTTACGTTTTTCAAGAAAAGTTTaggctctgtttttggtgccCTTGTGGATACGACTCGTGTTTTTGACCTCATGGATGTATTGGATTATATTCACTGGACTGTTACGGACAGAATGATGCCAAATTTGTGGAGAATTATGAAGATTTGGAGTCCAGACGAGCGGGTCGAAGGTAGGAAAGTCAAATTACTAGTTCGGCTATCAGCTTACAATACCCTGCGCTGTatatgctgtgatttttgtacaTGGCAATGGCATACATGGTTAGAAAGAGGAGAACCGTggctttcttttaatgtttcgtATGTGTGTTTTGACAACATAGGGACGGAGAAATTTGACTGTATATTGTAAGAATTCTGCGCGACGGCCCTTGATCGGGCCGCGGaacgttaaagggttaaatgaCACCCTTAGGTGAGTCATCTCTCTTTTTATGATGGTGGCATTGTCTTTTTTCATCATTGTAACTTCTCAGATTTCATCACTTTATGTTTCATATTATATCAGCACAAACGTGTCCAAGCCAAGCTCTTGCAACCTGTGGTCACATTAACCAgcagactttttattttttaatatttcaggtAAGATgaacaaataaattattaattcaACAGTGAAACTGGTTCGCCTGAGGGAGGAAAGCTGAGAGATTTTAACAGCTCACTGTCACTTCTGTAGAAGTGTACCACTTAGTGGTCAAAAATCGCAAACACATCACATGTGACCAATGTTTCCTCATCCAAGCAGAAGCCAAAGAGGTGCAGTGTATGCACAGAGAAATGCATGCAACACATATGGTTCCCCCACATTTTACTATCATCATATGGGCGACAGAATCTGTCATGTCCTGGATACTTCACATTTCAGTGTGACATTAAGATGCAAATGCAGGGTCCAAGATAAACACTGAAATTGTgttcttttatttactgtaatgCTGACTACATAAACTTTAGAAATTATAGGAAACACACTCAGTGTGAAACTGCACTAATGATGAGGAGCCAGTACAATACTGAAAAGGATGATGCTGAAACAAGAAGGTGAACTACAGTTACCATCCACTGGCATCTTCATAAAGATATACAGACACCAAAGCTGCTTTAGATGGAtaccgcccccccccccccccccccaaaaaaagggaaagcaaAAGCAAGGTATAACCAGCACATAAACATTTCACAAATAGTAAAATTTATTATCTAGTCAGTTTAAAATAAGCTTTATTAATCGTATATTGGGCCTTGGTGCAGGCCCTGGGTTCATCCATcctgaaacaagccattttagctccctcccctccctctttAAGCCaaccttcttctgattggctgcctctggCAAACAAAGGATATGaactggaggtggctgggaTTTCTGTGTTCATCCCAGAGATgtctgtctaaaaaaaaaaacctttgtgaAACCTAGCCTGAGATTTTAGCTCATAGGAATTAACTTAATGGCACCATCTTTTGATAACAATTTGTGTCATCACAGATGATGAAAATGGtaaacataaaaattataatttaaaaattctCATTGATTCAAATTTCTCTCAGTTTGTAGTACCTGCGGTGTTAAAGAAACGGCACTTAACTGAAACTCGGTAAACCAAAATGGGGTTGAGTTGTGTTAGCTGAATAGCAATTCAGCTAGAATGTATTTCATGTTACATTAGAGTTATACAAGAGCCAACACTGATGCGTGAGTGTCTATGAcgtggacatttttttttttttttactttttcttaaaGTCTTTTTGCATATATTTCAGACAAAGCCATGCATGCAGGGTGACCAGTATGGCAGCAGTAGTGACCGtgtgcagcatctgcagccGAGGCTCCCACGGATGGTCGTTTCCAGGCACTGCAGCTGTGGTGCTCTTGAACAGACCTCTTGTTTTCAGTCCCGGTTAAATGTTAAAACGTTACCATCTCCTTAACTGTTTCTGTAGATCAATAACCAATACAAATTTCATTCCACATATACtatcaggaagaaaaaaatatttattatggTAGTTGTTAAGCTAACTTCGGGTCTTCATCGGGACAAACGGAGGACTGGAGAGACAGAGGAGTTATAACGCGCGGTTAAGTGTGGGAATTATTCACGTGTGTGGATGTTCTCGGtgcctttaaaaagtaaatacatgaaaataaacaaataacatATGGCCATTTTTTTCTATACGCTGTGTGGAGATGCTTCACAGAAATTTTATTTGCTATATTTATCACGTAGTTGCACAGCTGAGTGAGTGAGGGAGACGGTTGTTTCCTCCCCTGTTGCCAAGTTAGGAGTCGTTCCGTTGTGAGCTGGAAAAGCTGGACTAGACTGTTTTCCAGAAGCACTTACACGGTGTGAAGTTTAGTTAGACGCGTCTGTGTTATCTCTACTCTCTCATCAGCTCGCTTTCCTTTTCAGTTTGGTTACTGTGACCGCACAAACTGCCTAGCTTTTAATGCCCACCGAAAGCGCCGCAGTGGGCTGGCTTGTTGTATTAGCATGCACGCACCGCTAGAGGCGCTCTACCTGCTAAACTATCAGCTAACGTTTCCTCAAGTGTGCTCATGGCATCTGTTATCAGGGAGTTAGCTGGAAGTTGCAGCCAAGTTTAAATGTAAGTTCTGCAGCTTCACGTTATTTTTTTGTCCGATCAGTCGCAATAATTTTGTTTTGAGAGTTGCGCAATGTATGTTTGTAGATATATTGAGTAACTATTCATATTCATGGTGATTTAATTGTTTGGTGTGCAGAAGCTAATGTTAGCCACTTAGCTGTGGGAAGTTGCTGTTAGCTCTCAGCTGGATAGCACCACATGCATGCCCAAGTAACTGGGTGCTGGACTGGCAAGTGAAATGCATATTTTGGGACTGTATAAACTTATATATTTGTAAGTCTTGGCTGTTTACAAAAGAGTCGCGCCAACTTTGCCTTTCCTGGCTTTAGCTGTTACCAAAAGTATCTAAAGGTATCTGGTTGGGGAAGCACCAGAGGGTAGAATTAGACTCAAAAACCTGCTTTTAGTAATTAATTGTTGGGCTGGAAATGTGTTCCGTGCTTGAAATGTATTGAAACCAAACCCAAAATATCACAGATAGGTGGCTTACTTGAGGGACTATAATGAGATTAATAGATCTGCTCTTTCTTCTGGCAGGTTTAGGTCATAATTTGTAATTAAAATTTCAGatgacattttattaggtacaccttactaGTACTGGGTTGTACCCCCTTTGccatcagaactgccttaattcttcatggcattaattcaacaaggtgctggaaactttcctcagagattttggtccatattgacacaatagcatcgcacagttgctgcagatttgcttcCTGCTCATCCTTGAtgttctaccacatcccaaaggtgctctgttggattgagatctagaaattggagaccatttgagtgaactcattgccatgttcaagaaaccagtttgagaagaTTTAGGCTTTGTAACATGTTATTCTGCTGCAAGCAGCTGTCAGAAGATGGCTagactgtggtcataaagagaggGAGATGGTCAGCAgtaacactcaggtaggctgtggtgtttaaacaatgctcacttgatactaaggggcccaaagaaatatcaccaccaccaccaccaccagcctgaactggtgatacaaggcaggatggatccatggaTCCATTTCATGTTGTTTGCTCCATATTCTGACCGCaccatctgaatgctgcaggAGAAATCAAACTTGTGTATTCTCAGTTGTAGTGAGTGGTTGAGTTACTGTTCCCTTTCTATCAGCTTGAAATAGTCTGACtagtctcctctgacctctttgatcaacaaggcatttttgcccaaagaactgctgctccctggacattttctgtttttcagaccaTGCTCTGCAAATCCTAGAGatagttgtgtgggaaaatctgagtacatcagcagtttctgaaatactcagaccagcacgTTTGGCACCAACaacatgccacgttcaaagtcatttaaatcacctttcttccccattctgatgctcagtctgaacttcagatatttgtgttaatgagcagtagAAAAGGTATCTTAGATATTTAAGAAGGTGACTGCATTTTGAAACCAAACCCATTCATTCTGTAGTTAACATTATTAGACCGCTATGTGGTGACTGCAGATATGTATACTGTAGTCTGAACAAAACTTTGCATGAACATCATCACACATACAGCAATTATTATCATTTATATGTTTTTGAAAAGGATTTATTATAAAACCCTATTCTTTGGATTTTCTTATAGATTAACATCAgccccattatttttttttcatcccccTGCAAATGTCAAGTTGAGTTctccatttgtgtttgtttcacgTGCCACGTTCAACATACATTGCCCATCTGTAACTTAATGATCACCAAAATTTGTATCCACAATGGAATGTTGTTCCGAGCCACCATGAAATGTGGAATGAAGACTTTATAAAAATGCTGCAGGCTAATCTTTACAATAGATGTTGATACCCACTTGCAAACATGTAGACCTCAATTGATACTGGATTTTCAGAAACAAATTCTGATATCTGAATGAGTGATAtatgaatttatattttatatacgcACGCATACGTACATACAGTATTTCAGAGATGTAATGAAAATGATGATTTAGTCACTGTTAACTTTCCTGAATTAGTTAGCAACTTACCCTGAAGATCACTGTCTGCTCAGCTGTGATACGTACTCTGCTGCATGTGCTGCAGACAGTGCTGAGAGCATTGTAAAAGATGTCTCTGGAGTTGCTAGGTAGCTAGAGATGCATTATTGTCAACCATATCATCGGTTCATATTACAGTGTTCATTGCTGAGAGGTCTGACCTCTCTCGTGTGTGTCTCCACACTTtggaaatttaaataaagtaaaatatgtcTAATTGAATTGTTGCTTATCTGTGTTTGCAGCATGGAAGAAGAGGGGGATAATAATCTGTGTTTTGACACTGACTCAGACTTTGCAGAAAATAAAGATGGTTCCAAGTGTAACATCAAATGGACTCAGGAAGAGGTAAGTGGAAAGAAGTCTTTGAACTTTCTTTTCTTACAACATGCTGATTTTAGCTTATATTAAGAAactatatatttattaaaactaCCTGGCT from Archocentrus centrarchus isolate MPI-CPG fArcCen1 chromosome 7, fArcCen1, whole genome shotgun sequence encodes:
- the LOC115783654 gene encoding LOW QUALITY PROTEIN: serine/threonine-protein kinase Sgk2-like (The sequence of the model RefSeq protein was modified relative to this genomic sequence to represent the inferred CDS: inserted 2 bases in 2 codons; deleted 5 bases in 4 codons); translated protein: MSICGRNSHHARPTDFDFLAVIGKGTFGKVLLAKHKXDSKFYAVKVLQKKIILKKKEQKNIMAERNVLLKSLHNPFLVRLHYSSSDCRKPLLVLDYLFFHLQRERCFSEPRARFYTAEVASAIGYLHSLNIVYRDLKPENILLDCQGHVVLTDFGLCKEGVEPEGTTSTFCGTPEYLAPEILRKEAYDRTVDWWCLGAVLYEMLFSLPPFYSRDVAEMYDGILHKPLPLPPGKSEAASSLLIGLLQKDQHRRLGAIADFLEIKNHXLFSLINWDDLYHKRIAPPYNPNVRGPADLQHIDPEFTREMVPNSVGRTPEFNPGTSSSNAFNGFSFVGTEDGFL